One stretch of Eretmochelys imbricata isolate rEreImb1 chromosome 1, rEreImb1.hap1, whole genome shotgun sequence DNA includes these proteins:
- the LOC144278224 gene encoding olfactory receptor 52P1-like, which produces MAAFNFTPSDPSTFILIGIPGLEAAHVLISIPLSMFYIIGLLGNFMVLFVVLKEQTLHKPMYLLLSLLAITEISTSTSIVPKALCIFWFNLKGITVGGCLTQMFFLHAGSMMHSAVLMTMALDRYVAICNPLRYATILTNTRIAKLGLVALVRAVLFTLPLPLLLSRQPFCANHIIPHTYCEHMAVAKMSCGDITVNRMYGLVMALVTWSDLTLIALSYGLIIRAVLRISSKKAHQKALNTCTAHICVILTSYPLFLFSTLAHRFGQGITPHVHIIFANLFFLIPPMLNPIIYGVKSKELCDKVVKYT; this is translated from the coding sequence ATGGCAGCTTTCAACTTCACCCCTTCTGACCCTTCAACATTCATCCTAATTGGCATCCCTGGCCTGGAAGCTGCCCATGTCCTGATTTCCATCCCTTTGTCTATGTTCTACATTATTGGACTGTTGGGAAATTTCATGGTTTTGTTTGTTGTACTCAAAGAGCAGACCCTGCACAAGCCGATGTacctgctgctctccctgctggCCATCACTGAAATCAGCACATCTACCTCCATCGTGCCAAaggcactgtgtatattttggttcaatttgaaaggcattactgtgggtggctgcctcacccagatgttctttCTTCATGCAGGTTCTATGATGCACTCAGCTGTCCTCATGACAATGGCGTTGGATCGCTATgttgccatatgtaaccctctgagatatgCCACCATCCTCACCAACACACGAATAGCTAAGCTAGGGCTAGTGGCTTTGGTAAGAGCTGTTCTCTtcactctgcccctgcccctgctcctgagcaggcAGCCATTCTGTGCCAACCACATTATCCCCCACACGTACTGTGAGCACATGGCTGTGGCAAAGATGTCGTGTGGGGACATCACAGTCAACAGGATGTATGGCTTGGTGATGGCATTAGTCACCTGGTCAGACCTGACGCTCATTGCCCTCTCCTATGGTCTGATCATCAGGGCTGTCCTCAGAATCTCCTCCAAGAAAGCCCACCAGAAAGCGCTCAACACCTGCACAGCCCACATCTGTGTGATTTTGACGTCTTatcctctcttcctcttctccactCTGGCACACCGGTTCGGTCAAGGCATCACTCCCCATGTTCACATCATCTTCGCAAACCTCTTCTTCCTCATCCCCCCCATGCTCAACCCTATCATTTATGGGGTCAAATCCAAAGAGCTTTGTGACAAAGTGGTCAAATACACTTGA